The following are from one region of the Brienomyrus brachyistius isolate T26 chromosome 4, BBRACH_0.4, whole genome shotgun sequence genome:
- the LOC125740874 gene encoding uncharacterized protein LOC125740874 isoform X4 has protein sequence MFFSLAFLCCSVALVTQAETPAVIEVQPGGAATLPCGIPVNAELSWFSLQSDHVPVRVMDLKYRAGYDMNLVNIRDEYRGRLFPVSDSNTHSLQLKNITEADLLIYCCIQSSDIKFGNCTKLKFTGPPGGQSTPHPLQCPTPQPETLNPGPCNPDLLPWILLPCVALLTATISSVCCYLCHNQAVLRKSSDSQQRGSRTSRHDQGEPDEVQYVSVKFKSSMKRVQKRAEDEQDTVYAGIK, from the exons GTTGCAGTGTTGCTCTGGTGACCCAGGCTGAGACGCCGGCGGTGATAGAGGTCCAGCCTGGAGGAGCAGCCACTCTGCCTTGTGGGATTCCTGTAAATGCGGAGCTTTCCTGGTTTTCCCTGCAGTCAGACCACGTACCAGTCAGAGTCATGGACCttaaatacagagctggatatGATATGAATCTTGTTAACATCAGAGATGAATACAGAGGGAGGCTGTTTCCTGTTTCTGACTCTAACACACACAGTCTGCAGCTGAAGAACATCACTGAGGCAGATCTGCTGATCTACTGCTGCATCCAAAGCAGTGATATAAAGTTTGGAAACTGTACAAAGCTGAAATTCACag GCCCTCCTGGAGGCCAGTCCACTCCCCACCCTCTCCAGTGCCCGACCCCTCAGCCCGAGACCCTGAACCCTGGGCCCTGTAACCCTGACCTCCTGCCTTGGATTCTCCTGCCTTGTGTCGCCCTTCTCACTGCTACCATCTCATCAGTCTGCTGCTATTTGTGTCATAACCAAG CGGTGTTGAGGAAGAGCTCTGACTCACAGCAGAGGGGAAGCAGGACCAGCCGACACGATCAG GGAGAACCTGATGAGGTCCAGTATGTATCAGTGAAGTTTAAATCATCCATGAAGCGAGTCCAAAAGAGAGCAGAGGATGAACAGGATACTGTCTATGCCGGAATTAAGTGA
- the LOC125740874 gene encoding uncharacterized protein LOC125740874 isoform X3, translating to MFFSLAFLCCSVALVTQAETPAVIEVQPGGAATLPCGIPVNAELSWFSLQSDHVPVRVMDLKYRAGYDMNLVNIRDEYRGRLFPVSDSNTHSLQLKNITEADLLIYCCIQSSDIKFGNCTKLKFTGPPGGQSTPHPLQCPTPQPETLNPGPCNPDLLPWILLPCVALLTATISSVCCYLCHNQAVLRKSSDSQQRGSRTSRHDQGEPDEVQYVSVKFKSSMKRVQKRAEDEQDTVYAGIK from the exons atgtttttcagtCTCGCATTCCTTT GTTGCAGTGTTGCTCTGGTGACCCAGGCTGAGACGCCGGCGGTGATAGAGGTCCAGCCTGGAGGAGCAGCCACTCTGCCTTGTGGGATTCCTGTAAATGCGGAGCTTTCCTGGTTTTCCCTGCAGTCAGACCACGTACCAGTCAGAGTCATGGACCttaaatacagagctggatatGATATGAATCTTGTTAACATCAGAGATGAATACAGAGGGAGGCTGTTTCCTGTTTCTGACTCTAACACACACAGTCTGCAGCTGAAGAACATCACTGAGGCAGATCTGCTGATCTACTGCTGCATCCAAAGCAGTGATATAAAGTTTGGAAACTGTACAAAGCTGAAATTCACag GCCCTCCTGGAGGCCAGTCCACTCCCCACCCTCTCCAGTGCCCGACCCCTCAGCCCGAGACCCTGAACCCTGGGCCCTGTAACCCTGACCTCCTGCCTTGGATTCTCCTGCCTTGTGTCGCCCTTCTCACTGCTACCATCTCATCAGTCTGCTGCTATTTGTGTCATAACCAAG CGGTGTTGAGGAAGAGCTCTGACTCACAGCAGAGGGGAAGCAGGACCAGCCGACACGATCAG GGAGAACCTGATGAGGTCCAGTATGTATCAGTGAAGTTTAAATCATCCATGAAGCGAGTCCAAAAGAGAGCAGAGGATGAACAGGATACTGTCTATGCCGGAATTAAGTGA